In Helianthus annuus cultivar XRQ/B chromosome 8, HanXRQr2.0-SUNRISE, whole genome shotgun sequence, a single genomic region encodes these proteins:
- the LOC110872257 gene encoding homeobox-leucine zipper protein REVOLUTA has translation MLSGFKQFEKIQGSAATDASCESVITTPQQSLRDANNPAGLLSIAEETLAEFLSKATGTAVDWVQMPGMKVSLERWLYEVAVERCWWKAKSLLKSIKMHSHSAITKEKDMPWC, from the exons ATGTTAAGTGGGTTCAAGCAATTCGAAAAG ATTCAG GGTTCAGCAGCTACAGATGCAAGCTGTGAATCTGTGATCACCACTCCACAGCAGTCTCTAAGAGATGCAAATAACCCGGCTGG ACTCCTCTCGATTGCAGAAGAGACCTTGGCAGAGTTCCTTTCAAAGGCCACAGGAACTGCTGTCGATTGGGTCCAGATGCCTGGGATGAAG GTGTCACTAGAGAGATGGTTGTATGAAGTTGCAGTTGAAAGGTGTTGGTGGAAAGCAAAATCCCTATTGAAATCCATAAAAATGCACAGCCACAGTGCTATCACTAAGGAGAAAGATATGCCTTGGTGTTAG